A portion of the Pseudomonas synxantha BG33R genome contains these proteins:
- the rnt gene encoding ribonuclease T: protein MSEDHYDDEQEHSGGGSRHPMAERFRGYLPVVIDVETGGFNCATDALLEIAATTIGMDEQGFVFPEHTHFFRVEPFEGANIEAAALEFTGIKLDHPLRMAVSEEAALTDIFRGVRKALKANGCKRAILVGHNSSFDLGFLNAAVARLDMKRNPFHPFSSFDTATLAGLAYGQTVLAKACQAAGIDFDGREAHSARYDTEKTADLFCGIVNRWKQMGGWEDFND from the coding sequence GTGAGTGAAGACCATTACGATGACGAACAAGAGCACAGTGGCGGCGGCTCGCGCCACCCGATGGCCGAGCGTTTTCGCGGTTATCTGCCGGTTGTCATCGACGTAGAAACCGGTGGCTTCAACTGCGCCACCGACGCCCTGCTGGAAATCGCCGCAACCACCATCGGCATGGACGAACAGGGTTTCGTGTTCCCGGAACACACCCACTTCTTCCGTGTCGAGCCGTTCGAAGGCGCCAATATCGAAGCCGCGGCCCTGGAGTTCACCGGGATCAAGCTCGACCACCCGCTGCGCATGGCCGTCAGTGAAGAAGCAGCACTGACCGATATCTTCCGTGGCGTGCGCAAGGCGCTGAAGGCCAATGGCTGCAAACGCGCGATCCTGGTCGGCCACAACAGCAGCTTCGACCTGGGCTTCCTGAATGCCGCCGTGGCGCGCCTGGACATGAAGCGCAACCCGTTTCACCCGTTCTCAAGCTTCGACACTGCCACCCTTGCAGGCCTGGCGTATGGCCAGACCGTACTGGCCAAAGCCTGCCAGGCAGCGGGTATCGACTTTGATGGTCGTGAAGCCCACTCGGCCCGCTACGACACCGAAAAGACCGCCGACCTGTTCTGTGGCATCGTCAACCGCTGGAAACAGATGGGTGGCTGGGAAGACTTCAACGACTGA
- the pyrC gene encoding dihydroorotase: MSDRLTLLRPDDWHIHLRDGAALPQTVADVARTFGRAIIMPNLVPPVRNAAEADAYRQRILAARPAGSRFEPLMVLYLTDRTQPEEIRQAKASGFVHAAKLYPAGATTNSDSGVTSIDKILPAIEAMAEVGMPLLIHGEVTRGDVDVFDREKIFIDEHMRRVVELFPTLKVVFEHITTADAVQFVTEASANVGATITAHHLLYNRNHMLVGGIRPHFYCLPILKRNTHQVALLDAATSGSPKFFLGTDSAPHAQHAKEAACGCAGCYTAFAAIELYAEAFEQRNALDKLEGFASLNGPRFYGLPANTDRITLVREDWTAPASLPFGELTVIPLRAGETLRWRLLEESK; encoded by the coding sequence ATGTCCGACCGCCTGACCCTGCTGCGTCCCGACGACTGGCATATTCATCTTCGCGATGGTGCTGCGTTACCCCAAACCGTGGCCGATGTGGCGCGCACGTTTGGCCGTGCCATCATCATGCCTAACCTGGTACCTCCGGTGCGCAATGCCGCAGAAGCCGACGCCTATCGCCAGCGTATTCTCGCTGCACGACCGGCCGGCAGCCGCTTTGAACCGTTGATGGTGCTCTACCTGACCGACCGCACCCAGCCTGAAGAAATTCGCCAGGCCAAGGCTAGCGGCTTCGTACACGCTGCCAAGCTCTATCCGGCCGGCGCGACCACCAACTCTGATTCCGGCGTAACCAGTATCGACAAGATCCTGCCGGCGATCGAAGCCATGGCCGAAGTTGGTATGCCGTTGCTGATCCATGGGGAAGTGACCCGTGGCGATGTGGACGTGTTCGATCGCGAGAAAATCTTCATCGACGAACACATGCGTCGTGTGGTCGAGTTGTTCCCGACTTTAAAGGTAGTGTTCGAGCACATCACCACCGCCGATGCCGTGCAGTTCGTCACCGAAGCTTCGGCTAACGTTGGCGCGACCATCACCGCTCACCACCTGCTCTACAACCGCAACCACATGTTGGTGGGCGGAATTCGGCCGCACTTCTATTGCCTGCCGATCCTCAAGCGCAACACTCACCAGGTGGCCCTGCTGGATGCCGCCACCAGCGGCAGCCCGAAGTTCTTCCTGGGCACCGACTCGGCGCCCCACGCCCAGCACGCCAAGGAAGCCGCATGCGGTTGTGCCGGATGCTACACGGCGTTTGCCGCCATCGAGCTGTATGCCGAAGCATTCGAACAGCGCAATGCCCTGGACAAACTCGAAGGTTTTGCCAGCCTCAATGGTCCGCGTTTCTACGGCCTGCCGGCGAATACCGACCGCATTACCCTGGTCCGTGAAGATTGGACCGCCCCCGCCAGCCTGCCGTTTGGCGAGCTGACCGTTATCCCGCTGCGCGCCGGTGAAACACTGCGCTGGCGCCTGCTGGAGGAAAGCAAGTGA
- a CDS encoding flagellar protein MotY has protein sequence MRQHYLALLSVFASLPAMALTFQTRLENIEWKVEGDQFECRLTQPITDFGSGEFVRRAGEQATFRLKAYNGAFGAGSATLLAAAAPWQPGRGDINLGAVRVGSGDVLFNSSQAQAGRLFTGLLEGRSPTVRHYAREGGYSEVRLLPVRFSKAYSDYQSCTAKLLPMNYDQVKQTEVGFPGGGIELDAAAKKKLSVILAFMKADPTVNHVELNGHSDNSGNRLTNRDVSRRRALAVMDYFKANGIQESQITLRFHGESYPLAPNTSAANRARNRRVNIQLERVAAPEKPAPQATVPSNPAVTS, from the coding sequence GTGCGCCAGCATTATCTAGCCCTGCTCAGTGTGTTCGCCAGCCTGCCCGCTATGGCCCTCACGTTCCAGACACGTCTGGAGAATATTGAGTGGAAGGTAGAGGGCGACCAGTTCGAGTGCCGCCTGACGCAGCCGATCACCGACTTTGGTTCCGGGGAGTTCGTGCGCCGGGCCGGCGAGCAGGCGACGTTTCGCCTGAAAGCCTATAACGGTGCGTTCGGCGCAGGCTCGGCAACCTTGTTGGCCGCCGCTGCGCCCTGGCAGCCGGGCCGAGGCGATATCAACCTCGGGGCGGTACGTGTCGGCAGTGGCGACGTACTGTTCAATAGCTCCCAGGCCCAGGCCGGGCGCCTGTTCACTGGATTGCTTGAGGGGCGCAGCCCGACCGTACGGCATTACGCGCGCGAGGGCGGGTACTCGGAGGTGCGTCTGCTGCCGGTGAGGTTCAGCAAGGCTTACAGCGACTATCAGTCGTGCACTGCCAAGCTGTTGCCCATGAATTACGATCAGGTCAAGCAGACTGAAGTCGGATTCCCCGGTGGCGGCATTGAGCTGGACGCTGCCGCCAAGAAGAAGCTGTCTGTGATTCTTGCGTTCATGAAGGCCGACCCTACCGTCAATCATGTCGAGTTGAACGGCCACTCGGATAACAGTGGCAATCGCCTGACCAATCGCGACGTCTCGCGCCGGCGTGCCCTGGCGGTGATGGATTACTTCAAGGCCAATGGCATTCAGGAATCGCAGATCACCCTGCGTTTCCACGGCGAGAGCTACCCTCTGGCACCCAACACCAGTGCCGCCAACCGCGCCCGCAACCGCCGTGTGAATATCCAGCTTGAGCGGGTCGCTGCCCCCGAGAAACCGGCACCCCAGGCCACGGTACCGAGCAACCCGGCGGTTACCTCGTAG
- a CDS encoding argininosuccinate synthase, whose product MADVNKVVLAYSGGLDTSVILKWLQDTYNCEVVTFTADLGQGEEVEPARAKAQAMGVKEIYIDDLREEFVRDFVFPMFRANTVYEGEYLLGTSIARPLIAKRLIEIANETGADAISHGATGKGNDQVRFELGAYALKPGVKVIAPWREWDLLSREKLMDYAEKHAIPIERHGKKKSPYSMDANLLHISYEGGVLEDTWTEHEEDMWKWTVSPENAPDKPQYLELTYRNGDIVALDGVEMSPATVLATLNRIGGQHGIGRLDIVENRYVGMKSRGCYETPGGTIMLRAHRAIESITLDREVAHLKDELMPKYASLIYTGYWWSPERLMLQQMIDASQAHVNGVVRLKLYKGNVIVTGRKSDESLFDSNIATFEEDGGAYNQADAAGFIKLNALRMRIAANKGRSLF is encoded by the coding sequence ATGGCCGACGTAAACAAGGTCGTTCTCGCGTATTCCGGCGGCCTGGACACTTCGGTGATCCTCAAGTGGCTGCAGGATACTTATAACTGTGAAGTGGTGACCTTCACCGCTGACCTGGGTCAGGGCGAAGAGGTCGAACCTGCACGTGCCAAGGCGCAAGCCATGGGCGTGAAAGAGATCTACATTGACGACCTGCGCGAAGAGTTCGTCCGCGATTTCGTATTCCCGATGTTTCGCGCCAACACTGTCTACGAAGGTGAGTACCTGCTGGGTACCTCCATCGCACGTCCGCTGATCGCCAAACGCCTGATCGAGATCGCCAACGAAACCGGCGCTGATGCCATTTCCCACGGCGCCACTGGCAAGGGCAACGATCAGGTGCGTTTCGAACTGGGTGCCTATGCACTCAAGCCAGGGGTAAAAGTGATCGCCCCTTGGCGTGAATGGGACCTGCTCTCCCGCGAAAAGCTGATGGATTACGCTGAAAAGCACGCGATCCCGATCGAGCGTCATGGCAAGAAGAAGTCGCCGTACTCGATGGACGCCAACCTGCTGCACATCTCCTATGAGGGCGGCGTGCTGGAAGACACCTGGACCGAGCACGAAGAAGACATGTGGAAATGGACCGTCTCCCCGGAGAACGCTCCAGACAAGCCACAGTATCTGGAACTGACTTACCGCAACGGCGACATCGTCGCGTTGGACGGCGTTGAAATGTCTCCGGCCACCGTGCTGGCGACCCTCAACCGTATCGGTGGCCAGCATGGTATCGGCCGTCTCGACATCGTCGAGAACCGCTATGTGGGCATGAAGTCCCGCGGCTGCTATGAAACCCCGGGCGGCACCATCATGCTGCGTGCCCACCGTGCCATCGAATCCATCACCCTGGACCGTGAAGTCGCACACCTTAAAGACGAGCTGATGCCCAAGTACGCCAGCCTGATCTACACCGGTTACTGGTGGAGCCCTGAGCGTCTGATGCTGCAACAGATGATCGACGCCTCCCAGGCCCACGTGAATGGCGTTGTGCGCCTGAAACTCTACAAGGGCAACGTGATCGTCACGGGTCGTAAATCCGATGAGTCGCTGTTCGACTCCAACATTGCGACCTTTGAAGAAGATGGTGGCGCCTACAACCAGGCGGATGCGGCGGGCTTCATCAAGCTGAACGCCCTGCGTATGCGGATTGCTGCCAACAAGGGCCGCTCGTTGTTCTGA
- a CDS encoding response regulator transcription factor, with product MNKVLIVDDHPVIRLAVRMLMERHGYEVVAETDNGVDALQLAREHMPDIVILDIGIPKLDGLEVICRLASTKQAISFKVLVLTSQAPGHFSMRCMQAGAAGYVCKQQDLTELLSAIKAVLSGYSYFPNQALNSVRSTMGNASEAEMVERLSGREMMVLQQLARGKTNKEIADGMFLSNKTVSTYKTRLLLKLNARSLVDLIELAQRNGLV from the coding sequence ATGAATAAAGTGCTGATCGTGGATGATCATCCCGTCATTCGTCTTGCTGTGCGCATGCTAATGGAGCGTCATGGTTATGAGGTCGTTGCCGAGACCGATAACGGTGTCGATGCGTTGCAACTTGCACGGGAACACATGCCGGATATTGTGATACTGGATATCGGAATCCCCAAGCTCGACGGCCTGGAGGTGATTTGTCGGTTGGCTTCAACCAAGCAGGCCATATCGTTCAAGGTGCTGGTGCTGACGTCCCAGGCCCCTGGCCATTTTTCCATGCGCTGCATGCAGGCAGGGGCGGCCGGCTATGTCTGCAAACAGCAGGATCTTACCGAGTTGTTGAGCGCCATCAAGGCGGTGCTCTCCGGCTACAGCTACTTCCCGAACCAGGCGCTCAATTCAGTGCGCTCAACCATGGGCAACGCCAGTGAAGCTGAAATGGTTGAACGCTTGTCGGGGCGAGAGATGATGGTGCTGCAGCAACTGGCACGTGGCAAAACCAACAAGGAGATTGCCGACGGCATGTTCCTCAGCAACAAAACCGTCAGTACCTACAAGACCCGCCTGCTACTCAAGCTCAATGCCCGCTCCCTTGTGGACCTGATCGAGTTGGCCCAGCGCAACGGCTTGGTGTAG
- a CDS encoding PA3496 family putative envelope integrity protein yields the protein MSAGKEQLEVEDDLAESDEDAVETPVEVAKTNLSKRRTIDNLLEERRLQKQLADYDFDL from the coding sequence ATGAGCGCTGGCAAAGAACAACTGGAAGTGGAAGACGACCTCGCTGAGTCGGATGAGGACGCGGTAGAGACACCTGTAGAGGTAGCCAAGACCAATTTGAGCAAACGTCGCACTATCGACAATCTTCTGGAAGAGCGACGCTTGCAAAAACAGCTGGCCGATTACGACTTCGATCTGTGA
- the nth gene encoding endonuclease III, producing MNAAKRLEIFRRFHEDNPEPKTELAYSSPFELLIAVILSAQSTDVGVNKATAKLYPVANTPAAIYALGVEGLSEYIKTIGLYNSKAKNVIETCRLLVELHGGEVPQTREALEALPGVGRKTANVVLNTAFRQLTMAVDTHIFRVSNRTGIARGKNVVEVEKQLMKFVPKPYLLDSHHWLILHGRYVCQARKPRCGSCRIEDLCEYKDKTSDD from the coding sequence ATGAATGCCGCAAAACGCCTGGAAATCTTCCGCAGGTTTCATGAAGACAATCCGGAACCGAAAACCGAACTGGCCTACTCCTCCCCCTTCGAATTACTGATTGCGGTGATCCTGTCAGCCCAATCCACGGACGTCGGTGTCAACAAGGCCACGGCCAAGCTGTATCCCGTGGCCAATACCCCGGCCGCGATTTACGCCCTGGGTGTGGAAGGTTTGTCCGAGTACATCAAGACCATCGGCCTGTATAACAGCAAGGCCAAGAATGTGATCGAAACGTGCCGCCTGCTGGTAGAGCTGCATGGTGGTGAAGTCCCGCAAACGCGCGAAGCCCTGGAAGCCTTGCCAGGGGTGGGCCGCAAAACGGCCAACGTGGTGCTCAATACCGCATTCCGGCAGTTGACCATGGCTGTGGATACGCACATCTTCCGGGTCAGTAACCGAACCGGCATTGCGCGGGGCAAAAATGTAGTCGAGGTGGAAAAGCAACTGATGAAGTTCGTGCCCAAGCCGTATTTGCTCGACTCCCATCATTGGCTGATCCTGCATGGGCGCTACGTTTGCCAGGCTCGCAAGCCCCGCTGCGGCAGCTGTCGCATCGAAGATTTGTGTGAATACAAGGACAAGACGTCCGACGATTGA
- the rsxB gene encoding electron transport complex subunit RsxB encodes MNLIQRIDALLPQTQCGKCGHPGCKPYAEGIAKGEAINKCPPGGQETIAGLAQLLRLPMLDLDTSRGEAPAQIAYIREAECIGCTKCIQACPVDAIVGAAKLMHTVITDECTGCDLCVAPCPVDCIEMRALADVLPIVGGLAANEEERRERDRKRDRARRRFEQRNARLQREEACKLAERLTRAKRAAAVETAQVNNHQAAQDAAIKQAKISVTMSRAQLHKSLKAFGHPPTFEQQSQLIMLQRQFEACEQALAALEANSAPPTTPPKSADLKRAKIQLAMRRAELKKAQAEQAGEQQLAALSAALNAAEQTLQDAEANTDA; translated from the coding sequence ATGAACCTCATTCAACGTATCGACGCGCTGCTGCCGCAGACTCAATGCGGCAAGTGCGGGCACCCGGGTTGCAAGCCTTATGCAGAAGGCATCGCCAAAGGCGAGGCCATCAACAAGTGCCCGCCCGGTGGGCAGGAAACCATCGCCGGGCTTGCGCAACTGCTGCGCCTGCCAATGCTGGACCTGGACACCAGCCGCGGGGAAGCGCCCGCGCAGATTGCCTATATCCGTGAGGCCGAATGCATCGGTTGTACCAAATGCATCCAGGCTTGCCCGGTGGACGCCATTGTGGGCGCCGCCAAGCTGATGCACACCGTGATTACCGACGAGTGCACCGGTTGCGACCTGTGTGTCGCCCCCTGCCCCGTCGACTGCATCGAGATGCGTGCGCTCGCTGACGTGCTGCCTATCGTGGGCGGCTTGGCAGCCAACGAGGAGGAGCGGCGTGAACGCGACCGCAAACGTGACCGGGCGCGGCGGCGTTTCGAACAACGTAACGCCCGCCTGCAACGTGAGGAAGCCTGCAAGCTCGCCGAACGCCTGACACGGGCCAAACGCGCAGCTGCGGTGGAAACGGCACAGGTCAATAATCATCAGGCCGCTCAGGACGCCGCAATCAAGCAGGCCAAAATCAGCGTCACCATGAGTCGCGCTCAATTGCACAAGTCGTTGAAGGCGTTTGGGCATCCCCCGACCTTTGAGCAACAGTCACAACTGATTATGCTGCAACGGCAGTTCGAGGCTTGCGAACAGGCGCTTGCTGCGCTGGAGGCCAACAGTGCGCCGCCGACAACGCCCCCAAAGAGCGCCGACCTCAAGCGTGCAAAGATCCAACTGGCCATGCGCCGAGCCGAGTTGAAAAAGGCCCAGGCCGAGCAGGCTGGCGAGCAGCAACTGGCAGCCTTGAGCGCTGCGTTGAACGCCGCCGAGCAGACGCTGCAGGATGCCGAGGCCAACACCGACGCCTGA
- the metG gene encoding methionine--tRNA ligase, whose amino-acid sequence MSEPRKILVTSALPYANGSIHLGHMLEYIQTDMWVRFQKHRGNQCIYVCADDAHGSAIMLRAEKEGITPEQLIANVQAEHSADFAEFLVDFDNFHSTHSDENRELSSQIYLRLKEAGHIDQRSVTQYFDPEKKMFLADRFIKGTCPKCGTEDQYGDNCEKCGATYAPTDLKDPKSAISGATPVLKDSQHFFFKLPDFQQMLQTWTRSGTLQDAVANKLSEWLDSGLQQWDISRDAPYFGFEIPGEPGKYFYVWLDAPIGYMASFKNLCDRTPELDFDAFWGKDSTAELYHFIGKDIVNFHALFWPAMLEGSGYRKPTGIAVHGYLTVNGQKMSKSRGTFIKARTYLDHLSPEYLRYYYASKLGRGVDDLDLNLEDFVQKVNSDLVGKVVNIASRCAGFIHKGNAGVLVAENAAPELTDAFLAAAPSIADAYEARDFARAMREIMGLADRANAWIADKAPWSLNKQEGKEAEVQAICATGVNLFRQLVIFLKPVLPLLAADAEAFLNVTPLTWNDHATLLGNHQLNAFKPLMTRIDPVKVQAMTDASKEDLVASQTDTGQSAPAGNGELAKDPISPEIDFDAFAAVDLRVALIIKAEAVEGADKLLRLTLDIGDEQRNVFSGIKSAYPDPSKLDGRLTMMIANLKPRKMKFGISEGMVMAAGPGGEEIYLLSPDSGAKPGQRIK is encoded by the coding sequence ATGTCCGAGCCACGCAAGATCCTCGTCACCAGCGCCCTGCCCTATGCCAATGGTTCCATCCATCTTGGCCATATGCTTGAGTACATCCAGACCGATATGTGGGTGCGCTTCCAGAAGCATCGCGGCAATCAATGCATTTATGTCTGCGCGGACGACGCCCACGGTTCGGCCATCATGTTGCGTGCCGAAAAGGAAGGCATCACCCCGGAACAACTGATCGCCAACGTGCAGGCTGAACACAGCGCCGACTTTGCCGAGTTCCTGGTGGACTTCGACAACTTCCATTCGACCCACTCCGACGAAAACCGCGAGTTGTCGAGCCAGATCTACCTGCGGTTGAAGGAAGCCGGGCACATCGACCAACGTTCGGTGACCCAGTATTTCGACCCGGAAAAGAAGATGTTCCTGGCCGACCGCTTCATCAAGGGCACCTGCCCCAAATGCGGCACCGAAGACCAGTACGGCGACAACTGCGAAAAATGCGGCGCGACCTACGCACCAACCGACCTGAAGGATCCCAAGTCGGCGATCTCCGGCGCCACTCCGGTGCTCAAGGACTCGCAGCACTTCTTCTTCAAGCTCCCGGATTTCCAGCAAATGCTGCAAACCTGGACGCGCAGCGGTACCTTGCAGGACGCCGTGGCCAACAAACTCTCCGAATGGCTCGACAGTGGCCTGCAGCAGTGGGACATCTCCCGCGACGCGCCATACTTCGGCTTCGAGATCCCGGGCGAGCCGGGCAAGTATTTCTATGTATGGCTGGACGCGCCGATCGGCTACATGGCCAGCTTCAAGAACCTGTGCGACCGCACCCCGGAGCTGGACTTCGACGCGTTCTGGGGCAAGGACTCCACTGCCGAGCTGTACCACTTCATCGGCAAGGACATCGTCAACTTCCACGCGCTGTTCTGGCCGGCGATGCTTGAAGGCTCGGGCTACCGCAAGCCGACCGGCATTGCCGTGCACGGCTACCTGACGGTGAACGGGCAGAAAATGTCCAAGTCCCGTGGCACCTTTATCAAGGCGCGCACTTACCTGGACCACCTGTCGCCGGAATACCTGCGCTACTACTACGCATCCAAGCTGGGCCGGGGTGTCGACGACCTGGACCTGAACCTGGAAGACTTCGTACAGAAGGTCAACTCGGATCTGGTGGGTAAAGTCGTCAACATCGCCAGCCGTTGCGCCGGGTTTATCCACAAGGGCAACGCCGGTGTACTGGTAGCCGAGAACGCCGCACCGGAACTGACCGACGCCTTCCTGGCCGCCGCACCAAGCATCGCCGACGCCTATGAGGCCCGCGACTTCGCCCGCGCCATGCGCGAAATCATGGGCCTGGCCGACCGTGCCAATGCCTGGATCGCCGACAAGGCCCCGTGGTCGCTGAACAAGCAGGAAGGCAAGGAAGCTGAGGTTCAGGCTATCTGCGCCACCGGCGTCAATCTGTTCCGCCAGTTGGTGATCTTCCTCAAGCCGGTGCTGCCATTGCTGGCCGCCGATGCCGAGGCGTTCCTGAATGTGACGCCGCTGACCTGGAACGATCACGCCACCTTGCTCGGTAATCATCAGTTGAACGCGTTCAAGCCCTTGATGACCCGCATTGACCCGGTGAAAGTCCAGGCCATGACCGATGCTTCGAAAGAAGACCTGGTCGCCAGCCAGACCGATACCGGCCAATCCGCGCCTGCGGGCAATGGCGAACTGGCCAAGGACCCGATTTCTCCGGAAATCGATTTCGACGCCTTTGCCGCCGTGGACCTGCGCGTAGCACTGATTATCAAGGCCGAAGCCGTGGAGGGCGCCGACAAGTTGCTGCGCCTGACATTGGATATCGGTGACGAACAGCGCAACGTGTTCTCCGGGATCAAGAGCGCTTACCCGGACCCGTCCAAGCTCGATGGGCGCCTGACCATGATGATCGCCAACCTCAAGCCACGGAAAATGAAGTTTGGCATTTCCGAAGGCATGGTGATGGCGGCTGGCCCTGGCGGCGAAGAAATCTACCTGCTGAGCCCCGACAGCGGCGCCAAGCCGGGCCAACGCATCAAGTAA
- the apbC gene encoding iron-sulfur cluster carrier protein ApbC, with amino-acid sequence MSAVNRAAVEAVLRQYTDPYLNQDPVSAGCVRSIEVQGDQVSVQMQLGYAAGLFKRGWAQMLQMAIEGIDGVGSAKVDIQCVIAPHKAQAQIPGLANVKNVVAVASGKGGVGKSTTAANLALALAREGARVGILDADIYGPSQGVMFGIAEGTRPKVKDQKWFVPIESLGVEVMSMAFLTDDNTPMVWRGPMVSGALLQLVTQTAWGDLDYLVIDMPPGTGDIQLTLAQKVPVAGAVIVTTPQDLALLDARKGVEMFRKVNIPVLGVVENMAVHICSNCGHAEHLFGEGGGEKLATQYGVELLASLPLAMGIREQADGGKPTVAAEPEGQISMIYQELARHVGARIVLQEAAAPAMPTITVSDD; translated from the coding sequence ATGAGCGCCGTCAATCGCGCAGCGGTGGAAGCCGTTCTTCGCCAGTACACCGACCCTTATTTGAACCAGGACCCGGTCAGTGCCGGTTGTGTGCGCAGTATCGAGGTCCAGGGCGACCAGGTGTCGGTACAGATGCAACTGGGCTATGCCGCAGGCTTGTTCAAACGCGGCTGGGCGCAGATGCTCCAAATGGCCATTGAGGGCATCGACGGCGTGGGTTCGGCGAAGGTCGATATCCAATGCGTGATCGCCCCGCACAAGGCCCAGGCGCAGATCCCGGGCCTGGCCAACGTCAAGAACGTGGTGGCGGTGGCCTCCGGCAAGGGTGGCGTGGGCAAGTCCACCACCGCGGCCAACCTGGCCCTGGCCCTGGCCCGCGAAGGCGCGCGGGTGGGGATTCTCGACGCCGATATCTACGGCCCAAGCCAAGGCGTGATGTTCGGCATCGCCGAAGGCACGCGGCCGAAGGTCAAGGATCAGAAATGGTTTGTACCCATCGAGTCGCTCGGTGTGGAAGTGATGTCCATGGCCTTTCTTACCGATGACAACACGCCGATGGTCTGGCGCGGGCCGATGGTTTCCGGGGCGTTGCTGCAATTGGTCACACAGACCGCCTGGGGCGACCTCGATTACCTGGTGATCGACATGCCGCCAGGCACCGGCGACATTCAGCTGACCCTGGCGCAAAAAGTGCCGGTGGCCGGTGCGGTGATCGTCACCACGCCTCAGGACCTCGCGCTGCTGGACGCCAGGAAAGGCGTCGAGATGTTCCGCAAGGTCAATATCCCGGTGCTCGGCGTCGTGGAAAACATGGCGGTGCACATCTGCTCCAACTGTGGTCACGCCGAGCATCTGTTCGGTGAAGGTGGGGGCGAAAAGCTCGCGACCCAGTACGGTGTCGAGCTGCTCGCTTCGTTGCCGCTGGCGATGGGCATTCGTGAGCAGGCCGATGGTGGCAAACCTACCGTGGCGGCCGAGCCTGAAGGCCAAATCTCGATGATCTACCAGGAACTGGCCCGTCATGTCGGTGCGAGAATTGTCTTGCAGGAAGCTGCTGCGCCGGCGATGCCGACCATTACTGTCAGTGACGACTGA
- the fdxA gene encoding ferredoxin FdxA → MTFVVTDNCIKCKYTDCVEVCPVDCFYEGPNFLVIHPDECIDCALCEPECPAVAIFSEDEVPAEMQEFIQLNVELAEIWPNITERKDPMPDAAEWDGKKGKIADLKR, encoded by the coding sequence ATGACCTTCGTCGTCACCGACAACTGCATCAAGTGCAAGTACACCGACTGCGTAGAAGTGTGTCCGGTGGACTGCTTCTACGAAGGCCCGAACTTCCTGGTTATTCACCCGGATGAGTGCATCGACTGCGCCCTGTGTGAACCAGAATGCCCGGCCGTCGCGATTTTCTCCGAGGACGAAGTGCCTGCGGAGATGCAGGAGTTTATTCAGCTGAACGTCGAGTTGGCGGAAATCTGGCCGAATATCACCGAGCGCAAAGACCCGATGCCCGATGCAGCGGAGTGGGATGGCAAAAAAGGTAAGATTGCAGACCTCAAACGCTGA